In the genome of bacterium, one region contains:
- a CDS encoding BamA/TamA family outer membrane protein, translating into MEQELGEYGELAPLREGIGVSLSPIVAYEPTFGMIYGGAVFLERELPPRYNFETILAFSTEGEYSVVLNLKKWVTEDTYFHLELDVDDFTRPYYGEGMDSDPSKRIDLEGTVHQARYFLKFVDKNKISFGPFLEYRGTIPGDVIGNDLAPPEYREATLDLGMCLFYDSRDSELSPASGTFHNLTIRYVFDYLSTFQGSDTFFQADVDSRVYYSPAPGTVLAGRVHLAGSWGEPSYQYRYWLGGPYELRGFSANRFRGDSMYVVQGEVRQSLFGIFSGAAFAEVGEATDHSFQSPETSYGGGLRMTLPPDHIGKVRLDFAWAKDEHSIYFVFGGAF; encoded by the coding sequence GCCCCTCTTCGGGAGGGCATCGGTGTGTCCCTGTCGCCCATTGTCGCCTACGAGCCGACATTTGGAATGATCTATGGTGGAGCCGTCTTCCTGGAACGTGAACTGCCCCCCCGATACAATTTCGAGACCATTCTGGCTTTTTCCACGGAGGGTGAATACAGTGTCGTGTTGAACCTGAAAAAATGGGTCACAGAAGACACCTATTTTCATCTGGAGCTGGATGTTGATGATTTTACCAGGCCCTACTACGGCGAAGGGATGGACTCCGATCCTTCAAAGAGGATAGATCTTGAAGGGACCGTTCACCAGGCCAGATATTTTCTAAAGTTTGTTGACAAAAACAAGATCTCCTTTGGACCGTTTCTGGAGTACAGGGGCACAATTCCAGGGGATGTCATTGGAAACGACCTGGCTCCGCCCGAGTACAGGGAGGCAACCCTCGATCTGGGTATGTGCCTGTTTTACGATTCCAGGGACAGTGAGCTCAGCCCGGCGTCAGGTACTTTTCACAACCTGACGATCAGGTATGTTTTTGACTACCTGTCCACCTTTCAGGGCAGCGACACCTTCTTCCAGGCTGACGTGGATAGCCGTGTCTACTACTCGCCAGCACCCGGGACGGTGTTAGCGGGGAGAGTGCATCTGGCAGGGTCGTGGGGTGAGCCCAGCTATCAGTACCGGTATTGGCTGGGAGGGCCCTACGAGTTGAGAGGGTTTTCCGCGAACCGGTTCAGGGGTGACAGTATGTACGTTGTGCAAGGGGAGGTTCGCCAGAGCCTGTTCGGGATCTTCAGTGGGGCAGCTTTCGCCGAAGTGGGAGAGGCGACCGATCACTCTTTCCAGTCCCCGGAAACATCCTATGGTGGTGGGTTGCGTATGACTCTCCCACCCGACCATATAGGCAAGGTGCGCCTTGACTTCGCGTGGGCGAAGGATGAGCATTCGATCTACTTTGTATTTGGGGGAGCGTTTTAA